A single window of Malus sylvestris chromosome 5, drMalSylv7.2, whole genome shotgun sequence DNA harbors:
- the LOC126623833 gene encoding uncharacterized protein LOC126623833 isoform X3, whose translation MFANRRQVLNHSRCSMRFASSEGYSVLNSSGLQHWFKNWQGLRKNKLTASTFAAAVGLFHRRRLQLWLEKIGALEPFSGNLATCWSNIKEEEALERYKLITGNSVLFPEFQVYGNRNVGEDWLGASPDGVIDRLVYGLPSRGVLEIKCPFFDGNMTKATPWSRIPLYCVPQAQGLMEILDRDWMDFYVWTPKGSSLFRVYRDAEYWDVLKIVLSDFWWNHVQPAREILSKSQIRDPLVELKSLKPAPRHELCGYIVYESKCVVDNSKLLMREINGKLVN comes from the coding sequence ATGTTTGCCAACCGCAGACAAGTTCTCAACCATTCTCGTTGTTCTATGAGATTTGCTTCTTCTGAAGGTTATTCTGTTCTTAATTCAAGTGGTCTTCAGCACTGGTTCAAAAATTGGCAAGGACTCAGAAAAAATAAACTGACAGCAAGTACTTTTGCTGCAGCGGTTGGTTTATTTCATCGCAGACGACTCCAGCTTTGGCTAGAGAAGATTGGAGCCCTTGAGCCATTTTCTGGTAATTTGGCTACGTGTTGGAGCAATATCAAAGAAGAGGAAGCACTTGAAAGATACAAGCTGATAACAGGAAATTCCGTTTTGTTTCCTGAATTTCAAGTTTATGGTAATAGGAATGTTGGAGAGGATTGGTTGGGAGCTTCACCGGATGGGGTGATTGATAGGCTGGTATACGGATTGCCTTCACGAGGAGTATTGGAGATTAAATGTCCATTTTTTGATGGAAATATGACGAAGGCTACCCCTTGGTCACGAATTCCTCTATACTGTGTTCCACAGGCTCAGGGTTTAATGGAAATACTTGACAGGGATTGGATGGATTTCTATGTTTGGACTCCTAAAGGGAGCAGCCTGTTCAGGGTATATCGGGATGCAGAATACTGGGATGTTCTGAAAATAGTTCTCTCGGATTTTTGGTGGAATCATGTCCAGCCAGCGAGGGAGATCTTGAGCAAGTCTCAGATTAGAGATCCCCTTGTTGAATTAAAATCGCTCAAGCCAGCACCCAGGCATGAACTGTGTGGTTATATAGTTTATGAAAGCAAATGCGTTGTTGATAACTCCAAGTTATTGATGCGTGAAATCAATGGCAAACTGGTAAACTGA
- the LOC126623833 gene encoding uncharacterized protein LOC126623833 isoform X2, translating into MQAFEPNCTAGKSSARQAGAQEICSRRTDSTSRRSYINYFFSVLAPIMFANRRQVLNHSRCSMRFASSEAVGLFHRRRLQLWLEKIGALEPFSGNLATCWSNIKEEEALERYKLITGNSVLFPEFQVYGNRNVGEDWLGASPDGVIDRLVYGLPSRGVLEIKCPFFDGNMTKATPWSRIPLYCVPQAQGLMEILDRDWMDFYVWTPKGSSLFRVYRDAEYWDVLKIVLSDFWWNHVQPAREILSKSQIRDPLVELKSLKPAPRHELCGYIVYESKCVVDNSKLLMREINGKLVN; encoded by the exons ATGCAG GCGTTTGAACCAAATTGCACCGCTGGAAAATCTTCGGCACGTCAAGCGGGTGCACAAGAAATTTGTTCAAGGAG AACAGATTCTACTAGTCGGAGAAGCTACATCAACTATTTCTTTTCAGTTCTGGCTCCTATTATGTTTGCCAACCGCAGACAAGTTCTCAACCATTCTCGTTGTTCTATGAGATTTGCTTCTTCTGAAG CGGTTGGTTTATTTCATCGCAGACGACTCCAGCTTTGGCTAGAGAAGATTGGAGCCCTTGAGCCATTTTCTGGTAATTTGGCTACGTGTTGGAGCAATATCAAAGAAGAGGAAGCACTTGAAAGATACAAGCTGATAACAGGAAATTCCGTTTTGTTTCCTGAATTTCAAGTTTATGGTAATAGGAATGTTGGAGAGGATTGGTTGGGAGCTTCACCGGATGGGGTGATTGATAGGCTGGTATACGGATTGCCTTCACGAGGAGTATTGGAGATTAAATGTCCATTTTTTGATGGAAATATGACGAAGGCTACCCCTTGGTCACGAATTCCTCTATACTGTGTTCCACAGGCTCAGGGTTTAATGGAAATACTTGACAGGGATTGGATGGATTTCTATGTTTGGACTCCTAAAGGGAGCAGCCTGTTCAGGGTATATCGGGATGCAGAATACTGGGATGTTCTGAAAATAGTTCTCTCGGATTTTTGGTGGAATCATGTCCAGCCAGCGAGGGAGATCTTGAGCAAGTCTCAGATTAGAGATCCCCTTGTTGAATTAAAATCGCTCAAGCCAGCACCCAGGCATGAACTGTGTGGTTATATAGTTTATGAAAGCAAATGCGTTGTTGATAACTCCAAGTTATTGATGCGTGAAATCAATGGCAAACTGGTAAACTGA
- the LOC126623833 gene encoding uncharacterized protein LOC126623833 isoform X1, with amino-acid sequence MQAFEPNCTAGKSSARQAGAQEICSRRTDSTSRRSYINYFFSVLAPIMFANRRQVLNHSRCSMRFASSEGYSVLNSSGLQHWFKNWQGLRKNKLTASTFAAAVGLFHRRRLQLWLEKIGALEPFSGNLATCWSNIKEEEALERYKLITGNSVLFPEFQVYGNRNVGEDWLGASPDGVIDRLVYGLPSRGVLEIKCPFFDGNMTKATPWSRIPLYCVPQAQGLMEILDRDWMDFYVWTPKGSSLFRVYRDAEYWDVLKIVLSDFWWNHVQPAREILSKSQIRDPLVELKSLKPAPRHELCGYIVYESKCVVDNSKLLMREINGKLVN; translated from the exons ATGCAG GCGTTTGAACCAAATTGCACCGCTGGAAAATCTTCGGCACGTCAAGCGGGTGCACAAGAAATTTGTTCAAGGAG AACAGATTCTACTAGTCGGAGAAGCTACATCAACTATTTCTTTTCAGTTCTGGCTCCTATTATGTTTGCCAACCGCAGACAAGTTCTCAACCATTCTCGTTGTTCTATGAGATTTGCTTCTTCTGAAGGTTATTCTGTTCTTAATTCAAGTGGTCTTCAGCACTGGTTCAAAAATTGGCAAGGACTCAGAAAAAATAAACTGACAGCAAGTACTTTTGCTGCAGCGGTTGGTTTATTTCATCGCAGACGACTCCAGCTTTGGCTAGAGAAGATTGGAGCCCTTGAGCCATTTTCTGGTAATTTGGCTACGTGTTGGAGCAATATCAAAGAAGAGGAAGCACTTGAAAGATACAAGCTGATAACAGGAAATTCCGTTTTGTTTCCTGAATTTCAAGTTTATGGTAATAGGAATGTTGGAGAGGATTGGTTGGGAGCTTCACCGGATGGGGTGATTGATAGGCTGGTATACGGATTGCCTTCACGAGGAGTATTGGAGATTAAATGTCCATTTTTTGATGGAAATATGACGAAGGCTACCCCTTGGTCACGAATTCCTCTATACTGTGTTCCACAGGCTCAGGGTTTAATGGAAATACTTGACAGGGATTGGATGGATTTCTATGTTTGGACTCCTAAAGGGAGCAGCCTGTTCAGGGTATATCGGGATGCAGAATACTGGGATGTTCTGAAAATAGTTCTCTCGGATTTTTGGTGGAATCATGTCCAGCCAGCGAGGGAGATCTTGAGCAAGTCTCAGATTAGAGATCCCCTTGTTGAATTAAAATCGCTCAAGCCAGCACCCAGGCATGAACTGTGTGGTTATATAGTTTATGAAAGCAAATGCGTTGTTGATAACTCCAAGTTATTGATGCGTGAAATCAATGGCAAACTGGTAAACTGA
- the LOC126623833 gene encoding uncharacterized protein LOC126623833 isoform X4 has protein sequence MFANRRQVLNHSRCSMRFASSEAVGLFHRRRLQLWLEKIGALEPFSGNLATCWSNIKEEEALERYKLITGNSVLFPEFQVYGNRNVGEDWLGASPDGVIDRLVYGLPSRGVLEIKCPFFDGNMTKATPWSRIPLYCVPQAQGLMEILDRDWMDFYVWTPKGSSLFRVYRDAEYWDVLKIVLSDFWWNHVQPAREILSKSQIRDPLVELKSLKPAPRHELCGYIVYESKCVVDNSKLLMREINGKLVN, from the exons ATGTTTGCCAACCGCAGACAAGTTCTCAACCATTCTCGTTGTTCTATGAGATTTGCTTCTTCTGAAG CGGTTGGTTTATTTCATCGCAGACGACTCCAGCTTTGGCTAGAGAAGATTGGAGCCCTTGAGCCATTTTCTGGTAATTTGGCTACGTGTTGGAGCAATATCAAAGAAGAGGAAGCACTTGAAAGATACAAGCTGATAACAGGAAATTCCGTTTTGTTTCCTGAATTTCAAGTTTATGGTAATAGGAATGTTGGAGAGGATTGGTTGGGAGCTTCACCGGATGGGGTGATTGATAGGCTGGTATACGGATTGCCTTCACGAGGAGTATTGGAGATTAAATGTCCATTTTTTGATGGAAATATGACGAAGGCTACCCCTTGGTCACGAATTCCTCTATACTGTGTTCCACAGGCTCAGGGTTTAATGGAAATACTTGACAGGGATTGGATGGATTTCTATGTTTGGACTCCTAAAGGGAGCAGCCTGTTCAGGGTATATCGGGATGCAGAATACTGGGATGTTCTGAAAATAGTTCTCTCGGATTTTTGGTGGAATCATGTCCAGCCAGCGAGGGAGATCTTGAGCAAGTCTCAGATTAGAGATCCCCTTGTTGAATTAAAATCGCTCAAGCCAGCACCCAGGCATGAACTGTGTGGTTATATAGTTTATGAAAGCAAATGCGTTGTTGATAACTCCAAGTTATTGATGCGTGAAATCAATGGCAAACTGGTAAACTGA